The following coding sequences lie in one Maylandia zebra isolate NMK-2024a linkage group LG14, Mzebra_GT3a, whole genome shotgun sequence genomic window:
- the LOC101474043 gene encoding cobalamin binding intrinsic factor-like, with protein sequence MMTMMPSLLSAALLLSLIPWTLTEAPPMIPIAIMVKNTLQNKPLQTYKTEVISGGILLGVMKRLNNSDAGFIFTYSDNDNYGPYLESVNGVAGNNEARTYWQLLANVTNSEFKPTEVGIGCIIPSPYQQIILNFTVW encoded by the exons ATGATGACAATGAtgccctctctcctctctgcagcCCTGTTGCTCTCACTGATTCCTTGGACTTTGACTGAAG CACCGCCAATGATTCCCATTGCGATAATGGTGAAGAACACCTTACAAAACAAACCTCTACAAACCTACAAGACTGAAGTGATTAGTGGGGGGATCCTGCTGGGTGTGATGAAGAGACTCAATAACTCCGATGCAGGCTTCAT ATTCACCTACAGTGACAATGATAACTATGGGCCATATCTGGAGAGTGTGAATGGCGTGGCTGGGAATAATGAAGCTCGTACCTACTGGCAGCTGCTGGCCAATGTCACAAACAGTGAATTCAAACCAACCGAAGTTG GTATCGGCTGTATCATTCCCAGCCCATATCAGCAAATTATCCTGAACTTTACAGTGTGGTAA